From the genome of Pelomonas sp. SE-A7, one region includes:
- a CDS encoding acyl-CoA thioesterase, producing MNQAAVSSPVPDSTGTQRELVLRVMPMPADANHNGDVFGGWIMAQVDIAGSILPARISRGRIATVAVNEFIFKQPVSIGDLLSFYATVVRVGRTSVTVHVEVFAERDPANPQVVKVTEANLTYVAIDRDGKSRQIVQDA from the coding sequence ATGAATCAAGCCGCCGTTTCCTCCCCCGTTCCCGACAGCACCGGCACGCAACGCGAGCTGGTGCTGCGCGTGATGCCCATGCCGGCCGACGCCAACCACAACGGCGATGTGTTCGGCGGCTGGATCATGGCCCAGGTCGACATCGCCGGCTCCATCCTGCCGGCCCGCATCAGCCGCGGCCGCATCGCCACCGTGGCGGTGAACGAATTCATCTTCAAGCAGCCGGTGTCCATAGGCGACCTGCTGAGCTTCTACGCCACCGTGGTGCGCGTGGGCCGCACCTCGGTGACGGTCCATGTCGAGGTGTTCGCCGAGCGCGACCCGGCCAATCCGCAGGTGGTCAAGGTCACCGAGGCCAATCTCACCTATGTCGCGATCGACCGCGACGGCAAGTCGCGCCAGATCGTCCAGGATGCCTGA
- a CDS encoding ABC transporter ATP-binding protein/permease: protein MQRTPSLPGSLPAATPAATPPSDWSTVAKLLPYLWQYRWRVTLALSFMVAAKLANVGVPLLLKQLIDALSIKPGSAESLLVVPLGLLMAYGGLRLSTSLFTELRELIFAKATEGASRSISLQVFRHLHDLSLRFHLERQTGGMTRDIERGTRAVHSLISYSLYSIFPTLIEVALVLTLLATQFDLWFAGITVAALVLYIAFTVVVTEWRTKFRKTMNELDSVAHSRAIDSLLNYETVKYFNNEDFEARRYDESLEKLRRAQLKSQTTLSMLNTGQQLIIAAALVLMLWRATQGVVEGRMSLGDLVMINAFMIQLYIPLNFLGVIYREIKQGLTDLEKMFQLLEREREVADAPNAQPLQVGEGAVRFEQVDFAYEAARPILHGVSFEIPAGKKVAVVGPSGSGKSTLARLLYRFYDPQAGGISIDGQLIRERSQASLRQSIGIVPQDTVLFNDSIAYNIAYGRPGASREEVEAAARAAHIHDFILSLPKGYDTTVGERGLKLSGGEKQRVAIARTLLKNPPILIFDEATSALDSRNERAIQAELEAAAQNKTVLVVAHRLSTVVDAHEILVLEGGRIVERGSHGALLERAGRYAQMWRLQQEGAAKA, encoded by the coding sequence ATGCAAAGAACACCCAGCCTGCCCGGATCGCTGCCGGCCGCGACCCCGGCTGCCACGCCGCCTTCCGATTGGTCCACCGTCGCCAAGCTGCTGCCCTATCTATGGCAGTACCGCTGGCGGGTGACGCTGGCGCTGAGCTTCATGGTGGCGGCCAAGCTGGCCAATGTGGGCGTGCCCCTGTTGCTCAAGCAGCTGATCGACGCCCTGTCCATCAAGCCGGGCTCGGCCGAGTCGCTGCTGGTCGTGCCGCTGGGCCTGTTGATGGCCTATGGCGGTCTGCGCCTGTCGACCTCGCTGTTCACCGAGTTGCGAGAGCTGATCTTCGCCAAGGCCACGGAAGGCGCCTCGCGCAGCATCTCGCTGCAGGTGTTCCGGCATCTGCACGACCTCAGCCTGCGCTTCCACCTGGAGCGCCAGACCGGCGGCATGACCCGCGACATCGAGCGCGGCACCCGGGCCGTGCATTCGCTGATCTCCTATTCGCTTTACAGCATCTTTCCGACGCTGATCGAGGTGGCCCTGGTGCTGACCCTGCTGGCCACGCAGTTCGACCTCTGGTTCGCCGGCATCACGGTGGCGGCCCTGGTGCTCTACATCGCCTTCACCGTGGTGGTCACCGAGTGGCGCACCAAGTTCCGCAAGACCATGAACGAGCTGGATTCGGTGGCCCACAGCCGCGCCATCGATTCGCTCCTGAACTACGAGACGGTCAAGTACTTCAACAACGAGGACTTCGAGGCCCGCCGCTACGACGAGAGCCTGGAGAAACTGCGCCGCGCCCAGCTGAAGTCGCAGACCACGCTGTCCATGCTGAACACCGGCCAGCAGCTGATCATCGCGGCCGCCCTGGTCCTGATGCTGTGGCGGGCCACGCAGGGCGTGGTCGAGGGACGCATGAGCCTCGGCGACCTGGTGATGATCAATGCCTTCATGATCCAGCTCTACATCCCGCTCAACTTCCTGGGCGTGATCTACCGCGAGATCAAGCAGGGCCTGACCGACCTGGAGAAGATGTTTCAGCTGCTGGAGCGGGAGCGCGAGGTGGCGGATGCGCCGAACGCCCAGCCGTTGCAGGTGGGCGAGGGAGCGGTGCGCTTCGAGCAGGTCGACTTCGCCTACGAGGCGGCGCGGCCCATCCTGCATGGCGTCAGCTTCGAGATTCCGGCCGGCAAGAAGGTGGCCGTGGTCGGACCCAGCGGCTCGGGCAAGAGCACGCTGGCGCGGCTGCTCTACCGCTTCTACGACCCGCAGGCTGGTGGCATCAGCATCGACGGGCAGCTGATCCGCGAGCGCTCGCAGGCTTCGCTGCGCCAGTCCATTGGCATCGTTCCGCAGGACACGGTGCTGTTCAACGACAGCATCGCCTACAATATCGCCTATGGCCGGCCAGGCGCCAGCCGTGAGGAGGTCGAGGCGGCGGCGCGGGCCGCGCATATCCACGACTTCATTCTGAGCCTGCCCAAGGGCTACGACACCACGGTCGGCGAGCGCGGCCTCAAGCTGTCGGGCGGCGAGAAGCAGCGCGTGGCCATAGCGCGCACCCTGCTCAAGAATCCGCCCATCCTGATCTTCGACGAGGCCACCTCGGCCCTGGATTCACGCAACGAGCGGGCGATCCAGGCGGAGCTGGAGGCGGCGGCGCAGAACAAGACGGTGCTGGTGGTGGCCCATCGCCTGTCGACCGTCGTCGATGCCCACGAGATCCTTGTGCTGGAGGGCGGCCGCATCGTTGAGCGCGGCAGTCACGGCGCCCTGCTGGAACGGGCGGGGCGCTATGCCCAGATGTGGCGACTGCAGCAGGAAGGCGCCGCCAAGGCCTGA
- a CDS encoding SGNH/GDSL hydrolase family protein — translation MLAIAKLALAPLLVWQGLRVRRQALRLPEATGPRAGLAGQGALKLRLLIVGDSSGAGVGASTQQRALAGRLSEALADRLGGSVHWQLLATTGHSTGDALQALKQAELLPADLMVTALGVNDAVGQVSPRRWLTQLDELDAIARERCGIGYTLHSAVPPMHAFPLLPQPLRWLLGAQALRLNRALARQLIGSATRGMQALPAHLHGQAAAALMAPDGFHPNEAGYAAWAEALAERIARLQITLSSR, via the coding sequence ATGCTGGCCATCGCCAAGCTGGCGCTGGCGCCGCTGCTGGTCTGGCAAGGCCTGCGCGTGCGACGCCAGGCCTTGCGCCTGCCCGAGGCCACGGGTCCGCGTGCGGGGCTGGCCGGGCAGGGCGCGCTTAAGCTGCGGCTGCTGATCGTCGGCGACTCCTCCGGTGCGGGCGTCGGCGCTTCGACGCAGCAGCGGGCCTTGGCCGGCCGCTTGTCTGAGGCGCTGGCAGATCGGCTGGGTGGCAGCGTGCACTGGCAGCTGCTGGCCACCACCGGCCATTCGACGGGCGATGCGCTGCAGGCCCTCAAGCAGGCCGAACTGCTGCCGGCCGACCTGATGGTCACCGCCCTGGGCGTCAACGACGCCGTGGGCCAGGTGTCGCCGCGCCGTTGGCTGACCCAGCTCGATGAGCTCGACGCCATCGCGCGTGAGCGCTGCGGCATCGGCTACACGCTGCACAGCGCCGTGCCGCCCATGCACGCGTTTCCCTTGTTGCCCCAGCCCTTGCGTTGGCTGCTCGGCGCCCAGGCCTTGCGATTGAACCGGGCGCTGGCACGACAGCTGATAGGCAGCGCGACTCGCGGCATGCAGGCTCTGCCCGCGCATTTGCACGGTCAGGCCGCGGCGGCGCTGATGGCGCCCGACGGCTTTCATCCGAACGAGGCCGGCTACGCGGCCTGGGCCGAGGCCCTGGCCGAGCGCATCGCGCGGCTTCAGATCACGTTGAGTTCGCGATAG
- a CDS encoding enoyl-CoA hydratase, whose product MSIKTATVNGVATIEIARPEKKNALTRDMYQAMADALVAANADKAVRAVLIQGQPTIFTSGNDLEDFMGSPPRDEDAPVFQFMRALLACEKPVVAAVNGAAIGIGTTMLLHCDFVYVADDARLAMPFVSLGLVPEFGSSLAVPALMGMRRAAEKLMLGDPFTGEQAVECGIANAVLPAAEVAPHARRVAERFSRLAPSAVRETKRLMRRVSNEQIAEAIRTEAEIFGARLRSPEAMEAFQAFFQKRAPDFSKFD is encoded by the coding sequence GTGAGCATCAAGACCGCCACCGTCAACGGCGTGGCCACCATCGAGATCGCACGACCCGAGAAGAAGAACGCGCTGACCCGCGACATGTACCAGGCCATGGCCGACGCCTTGGTGGCGGCCAATGCCGACAAGGCCGTGCGCGCCGTGCTGATTCAGGGCCAGCCCACGATCTTCACCTCGGGCAACGACCTCGAGGACTTCATGGGCAGCCCGCCGCGCGACGAGGACGCTCCGGTGTTCCAGTTCATGCGCGCCCTGCTGGCCTGCGAGAAGCCTGTGGTCGCCGCCGTCAACGGCGCTGCCATCGGCATTGGCACGACCATGCTGCTGCACTGCGACTTCGTCTACGTGGCCGACGACGCTCGCCTGGCCATGCCCTTCGTGAGCCTGGGCCTGGTGCCCGAGTTCGGCTCCAGCCTGGCCGTGCCGGCCCTGATGGGCATGCGCCGCGCCGCCGAGAAGCTGATGCTGGGCGACCCCTTCACCGGCGAGCAGGCGGTGGAATGCGGCATCGCCAATGCGGTGCTGCCGGCCGCCGAGGTCGCGCCGCATGCGCGCCGCGTGGCCGAGCGCTTCAGCCGCCTGGCGCCCAGCGCGGTGCGCGAGACCAAGCGCCTGATGCGCCGGGTCAGCAACGAGCAGATCGCCGAGGCGATCCGCACCGAGGCCGAGATCTTTGGCGCGCGGCTGCGCAGCCCCGAGGCCATGGAGGCCTTCCAGGCCTTCTTCCAAAAGCGCGCACCTGACTTCTCGAAGTTCGACTGA
- a CDS encoding alpha/beta fold hydrolase has translation MSIRFNAADGFELHGQCWGDPATARAGLLIAPAMGVELRYYADFAQWMAKQGWLVLSFDYRGMGRSRPEAMRHSLRGLDADIETWAKLDAAAALDELSRRLGEGSSKPIHWLGHSLGGQILGMLPNRERVSRAVTVGCGSGYWLENAAALRRYVWWLWFVIVPLALPLFGYFPGRRLRKVGDLPRGVMQQWRRWCLDRDYMMGEGGSALRTHYAAFKAPMLSLAFTDDEFMSRRNTESLHGFYVGAKPELRRIAPTDIGERRIGHFGFFRSRFEAKLWPQVAQWLA, from the coding sequence ATGAGCATCCGCTTCAATGCAGCAGATGGCTTCGAGCTGCACGGCCAGTGCTGGGGCGACCCTGCCACGGCCCGCGCCGGCCTGCTGATCGCGCCGGCCATGGGTGTGGAGCTGCGCTACTACGCCGACTTCGCCCAATGGATGGCCAAGCAGGGCTGGCTGGTGCTGAGCTTCGACTACCGCGGCATGGGCCGGTCCCGGCCCGAGGCCATGAGGCATTCGCTGCGGGGCCTGGACGCCGACATAGAAACCTGGGCCAAGCTGGATGCCGCCGCGGCGCTGGACGAGCTCTCGCGCCGGCTCGGCGAGGGCAGCAGCAAGCCGATCCACTGGCTGGGCCACAGCCTGGGTGGCCAGATCCTGGGCATGCTGCCCAACCGCGAGCGGGTCTCGCGCGCCGTCACCGTGGGCTGTGGCAGCGGCTACTGGCTGGAGAACGCGGCCGCGCTGCGCCGCTATGTCTGGTGGCTCTGGTTCGTGATCGTGCCGCTGGCGCTGCCGCTGTTCGGCTACTTTCCCGGCCGCCGCCTGCGCAAGGTCGGCGACCTGCCGCGCGGCGTGATGCAGCAGTGGCGCCGCTGGTGCCTGGACCGCGACTACATGATGGGCGAGGGCGGCAGTGCGCTGCGCACGCACTACGCGGCTTTCAAGGCTCCCATGCTGTCGCTGGCTTTCACTGACGACGAGTTCATGTCCCGCCGCAACACCGAATCCCTGCATGGCTTCTATGTCGGCGCCAAGCCCGAGCTGCGCCGCATTGCGCCGACCGACATCGGCGAGCGCCGCATAGGCCATTTCGGTTTCTTCCGTTCCCGCTTCGAGGCCAAGCTGTGGCCTCAGGTGGCGCAATGGCTGGCATGA
- a CDS encoding alpha/beta fold hydrolase, with product MDKLYKLARVTALAALSLAPLAPQAAGVPVPVEAFFQPRDLSGARLSPSGRWLAAVGAKTGERKKLIMMDTQSEDPPRVIALFETVDVVAVEWMSEDTLIFWVDDTEDVDARSKAAGVFSIQRDGKEMKRLLRRDWDNDFSQRGGKPLEPNFGLIGYGADGSNEIIVGDHHFLKRELTHVTPYYFNVTTRAKRLVTTDDPPHKRVTGWWFDPQGRPRLTSATDGGEVLYFYRGAEGGAWREIGRFPWLHQAFQPAFVDGEGRFFVYMLDKLGNYTELHEFDLAKGAPKPEPLLTTPGFDAEVTRLKEFGSTRTLGYRVTLDDSETVWLNPAMKAFQQQVDKLLPGRVNQLSCRGCDTTDTVLVYSYSDRQPGEYLLYSGKTKTWQRLGQVMAGIEERRMGTTEFLRIKARDGMEFPIWVTRPAGSKPTTALPTVVLVHGGPTARGRSWGFESNAQFLASRGYLVIEPEFRGSSGFGDKLMRAGFKQWGQAMQDDLADALKFAVDKGWADGKRACIAGGSYGGYAALMGVAKQGDLFRCAVSWVGVTDPRLMFEVHWSDISSDAKKYSMPETIGDPVKDAGMLAANAPIELAQRIKAPVLLAYGYQDKRVPLVHGEKMRSALVAAGNKPEWIVYDEEGHGWSRPKNKVDFWTKVEAFLDRNLKQ from the coding sequence ATGGACAAGCTGTACAAGCTCGCCCGCGTCACGGCCTTGGCGGCCTTGAGCCTGGCGCCGCTGGCGCCCCAGGCCGCCGGAGTGCCGGTGCCGGTCGAAGCCTTCTTCCAGCCGCGCGACCTGTCGGGCGCCCGGCTGTCGCCCTCGGGCCGCTGGCTGGCCGCCGTAGGCGCCAAGACCGGCGAGCGCAAGAAGCTGATCATGATGGACACGCAGTCCGAAGACCCGCCGCGCGTGATCGCCCTGTTCGAGACCGTGGACGTGGTCGCCGTGGAATGGATGAGCGAGGACACGCTGATCTTCTGGGTCGACGACACCGAGGACGTCGACGCGCGCAGCAAGGCCGCCGGCGTGTTCAGCATCCAGCGCGACGGCAAGGAGATGAAGCGCCTGCTGCGCCGCGACTGGGACAACGACTTCTCGCAGCGCGGCGGCAAGCCGCTGGAGCCCAACTTCGGCCTGATCGGCTATGGCGCCGATGGCAGCAACGAAATCATCGTCGGCGACCACCATTTCCTGAAGCGCGAGCTGACCCATGTCACGCCCTACTACTTCAACGTCACGACACGCGCCAAGCGGCTGGTCACGACCGACGATCCGCCGCACAAGCGCGTGACCGGCTGGTGGTTCGACCCGCAGGGCCGCCCCCGCCTGACCAGCGCCACCGACGGGGGCGAGGTGCTGTACTTCTACCGCGGCGCCGAAGGCGGCGCCTGGAGAGAGATCGGCCGCTTCCCCTGGCTGCACCAGGCCTTCCAGCCGGCCTTCGTTGATGGCGAGGGCCGCTTCTTCGTCTACATGCTGGACAAGCTGGGCAACTACACCGAGCTCCACGAGTTCGACCTGGCCAAGGGCGCGCCCAAGCCCGAGCCGCTGCTGACCACGCCAGGCTTCGATGCCGAAGTCACCCGGCTCAAGGAATTCGGCAGCACTCGTACCCTGGGCTACCGCGTCACGCTGGACGATTCGGAGACCGTCTGGCTGAACCCGGCCATGAAGGCCTTCCAGCAGCAGGTGGACAAGCTGCTGCCGGGCCGGGTCAACCAGCTGAGCTGCCGCGGCTGCGACACCACCGACACGGTGCTGGTGTATTCCTACTCGGATCGCCAGCCCGGCGAGTACCTGCTCTACAGCGGCAAGACCAAGACCTGGCAGCGCCTGGGCCAGGTCATGGCCGGCATCGAGGAGCGCCGCATGGGCACGACCGAGTTCCTGCGCATCAAGGCCCGCGACGGCATGGAGTTCCCGATCTGGGTGACCCGGCCGGCCGGCAGCAAGCCCACCACGGCCCTGCCCACCGTGGTCCTGGTGCACGGCGGTCCCACCGCGCGGGGGCGCAGCTGGGGCTTCGAGAGCAATGCCCAGTTCCTGGCTTCGCGCGGCTACCTCGTGATCGAGCCCGAGTTCCGCGGCAGCAGCGGCTTCGGCGACAAGCTGATGCGCGCCGGCTTCAAGCAATGGGGTCAGGCCATGCAGGACGACCTGGCCGATGCGCTGAAGTTCGCCGTCGACAAGGGCTGGGCCGATGGCAAGCGCGCCTGCATCGCCGGTGGCAGCTATGGCGGCTATGCGGCCCTGATGGGCGTGGCCAAGCAGGGCGACCTGTTCCGCTGCGCGGTGTCCTGGGTCGGCGTGACCGACCCGCGCCTGATGTTCGAGGTGCACTGGTCCGACATCAGCAGCGATGCCAAGAAGTACTCCATGCCCGAGACCATCGGCGACCCGGTCAAGGACGCCGGCATGCTGGCTGCCAATGCGCCCATCGAGCTGGCCCAGCGAATCAAGGCGCCGGTGCTGCTGGCCTACGGCTACCAGGACAAGCGCGTGCCCCTGGTCCATGGCGAGAAGATGCGCTCCGCCCTGGTCGCCGCCGGCAACAAGCCCGAGTGGATCGTCTACGACGAAGAAGGTCATGGCTGGTCGCGGCCCAAGAACAAGGTCGACTTCTGGACCAAGGTCGAGGCCTTCCTGGACCGCAACCTCAAGCAGTGA
- a CDS encoding LysR substrate-binding domain-containing protein: METKWLEDFVSLAETRSFSRSAQLRHVTQPAFSRRIQALEAWAGVDLVDRSSYPTRLTGAGETLLAQAVEILGNLQATRNMLRSHQSAGQDMIEFAVPHSLAFSFFPHWLMDLRQRFGAIKSRLHALNVHDAMLQLSEGNCDLLIVYHHASQPLQLDPERYQMASLGHETLAAYAKADANGQPLFRLPGHPGHKIPFLSYASGAYLGRLVELIAKASPEPLNLDAIYETDMAEGLKAMALEGHGLAFLPASSVSKELKARRLVQAAQGGDYELSMELRIYRERPEVARRSKPAAEALWNFLTGTPS; the protein is encoded by the coding sequence GTGGAAACCAAGTGGCTCGAAGACTTCGTCAGCCTGGCCGAGACGCGCAGCTTTTCGCGCTCGGCCCAGCTCCGTCACGTGACCCAGCCGGCGTTTTCGCGCCGCATCCAGGCGCTGGAGGCCTGGGCGGGGGTCGATCTGGTCGATCGCTCCTCCTATCCGACCCGGCTGACCGGGGCCGGCGAAACGCTGCTCGCACAAGCGGTGGAGATCCTGGGCAACCTCCAGGCGACGCGCAACATGCTGCGCAGCCACCAGTCGGCCGGCCAGGACATGATCGAGTTCGCCGTGCCGCATTCGCTGGCCTTCAGCTTCTTCCCGCATTGGCTGATGGACCTGCGCCAGCGCTTCGGGGCGATCAAGAGCCGGCTGCATGCGCTGAACGTGCACGACGCCATGCTGCAGCTCAGCGAAGGCAATTGCGACCTGCTGATCGTCTACCACCATGCCAGCCAGCCGCTGCAGCTGGACCCGGAGCGCTACCAGATGGCTTCGCTGGGCCACGAGACCCTGGCCGCCTATGCCAAGGCGGACGCCAACGGCCAGCCGCTGTTCCGCCTGCCCGGTCACCCGGGCCACAAGATTCCTTTCCTCAGCTATGCCTCGGGCGCCTACCTGGGCCGCCTGGTGGAGCTGATCGCCAAGGCCTCGCCCGAGCCGCTGAACCTGGACGCGATCTACGAGACCGACATGGCCGAGGGCCTCAAGGCCATGGCCCTGGAAGGCCATGGCCTGGCCTTCCTGCCGGCCAGCTCGGTGTCCAAGGAGCTGAAGGCGCGCCGCCTGGTCCAGGCGGCCCAGGGCGGCGACTATGAGCTGAGCATGGAGCTGCGCATCTACCGCGAGCGGCCCGAGGTGGCCCGACGCAGCAAGCCGGCCGCCGAGGCGCTCTGGAACTTCCTGACCGGGACGCCGTCCTGA
- a CDS encoding amino acid ABC transporter substrate-binding protein, whose translation MKTTLLSLALLAAGTAAQAEDTLKKIKDSGTVTMGVRESSGALSTAIGDNKYTGFHVELCQRVLADLQKQLGLAKLEIKYLPVVSSNRIQLVKIGTVDIECGSTTNNQARQNDVAFAVTTYVTEIRMAVRANAGLNSIAQLNGKNVVTTAGTTSVQTLRKHERATGVDFKEVIGKDHADSFLLLEAGRADAFVMDDYILAGGIAHAKKPADFKISGEPLAVEPIAIMFRKEDPAFKKAVDDSLKAMMKSGEIAKILARNGGTASDATKAAWAAPNDNPAESYAKK comes from the coding sequence ATCAAGACGACCCTGCTGAGCCTGGCCCTGCTGGCCGCCGGCACCGCCGCCCAGGCCGAGGACACGCTGAAGAAGATCAAGGACAGCGGCACGGTGACCATGGGCGTGCGCGAATCCTCGGGTGCGCTGTCCACCGCCATCGGCGACAACAAGTACACCGGCTTCCATGTGGAGCTGTGCCAGCGGGTGCTGGCCGACCTGCAGAAGCAGCTGGGGCTGGCCAAGCTGGAGATCAAGTACTTGCCGGTGGTCTCGTCCAACCGCATCCAGCTGGTCAAGATAGGCACGGTCGATATCGAATGCGGCTCGACCACCAACAACCAGGCGCGCCAGAACGACGTGGCCTTTGCCGTCACCACCTATGTGACCGAGATCCGCATGGCGGTGCGGGCCAATGCCGGCCTCAATTCCATCGCCCAGCTGAACGGCAAGAACGTGGTGACCACGGCCGGCACGACCTCGGTGCAGACCCTGCGCAAGCATGAGCGCGCCACCGGCGTGGACTTCAAGGAAGTGATCGGCAAGGACCATGCCGACAGCTTCCTGCTGCTGGAGGCCGGCCGTGCCGATGCCTTCGTGATGGACGACTACATCCTGGCCGGCGGCATCGCCCATGCCAAGAAGCCGGCCGATTTCAAGATCAGCGGCGAGCCGCTGGCCGTCGAGCCGATCGCCATCATGTTCCGCAAGGAAGACCCGGCTTTCAAGAAGGCGGTGGACGACAGCCTGAAGGCCATGATGAAGTCGGGCGAGATCGCCAAGATCCTCGCCAGGAACGGCGGCACGGCCAGCGATGCGACCAAGGCTGCCTGGGCCGCTCCCAACGACAACCCGGCCGAGAGCTACGCCAAGAAGTAA
- a CDS encoding FAD-binding oxidoreductase, which translates to MPELLVIGGGALGSAVAAHLAGDKRWRIRVIERDASYARASSALSAASIRQQFSTPLNIALSQLGLAFLRGMGERAGLHEGGYLYLAREPQRLTELHELQTRCGADIELLMPAQLAERWPWLATQDLALGAFGRSGEGWFDGWALLMELRRIALAGGAEYQQLEALELMRDGSGALDGVLTTTGVLQADLYVLACGAWSGSLAATAGLDVPVVASRRSVYQFRSPQAAAQCPLVIDPSGLWFRPEGEGFLCGGEPLDDRPGLPLDPEPDLFEQQLWPALAARVPGFESLRMERAWAGYYEMNSFDHNGLVGALDECPNLLLACGFSGHGLQHAPGVGRGLAEWISSGGYQTLDLSPLSPRRIAEQRPYRELNVI; encoded by the coding sequence ATGCCTGAGCTGCTGGTCATCGGCGGCGGAGCCCTGGGCTCGGCCGTCGCAGCCCACCTGGCAGGCGACAAGCGCTGGCGCATCCGCGTCATCGAACGCGATGCCAGCTATGCCCGCGCCTCCTCGGCCCTGTCGGCCGCCTCCATCCGCCAGCAGTTCTCCACGCCGCTAAACATCGCGCTGTCGCAGCTGGGCCTGGCCTTTCTGCGCGGCATGGGCGAGCGTGCCGGCTTGCATGAGGGCGGCTACCTCTACCTCGCCCGCGAGCCGCAGCGGCTCACCGAGCTGCACGAGTTGCAGACCCGATGCGGTGCCGACATCGAGCTGCTGATGCCGGCGCAGCTGGCTGAACGCTGGCCTTGGCTGGCCACGCAAGACCTGGCCCTCGGCGCATTCGGCCGCAGCGGCGAAGGCTGGTTCGACGGCTGGGCCCTGCTGATGGAACTGCGCCGTATCGCCTTGGCTGGTGGCGCGGAGTACCAGCAGCTCGAAGCCCTGGAACTGATGCGCGACGGCAGTGGCGCACTGGACGGCGTGCTCACGACGACTGGCGTGCTGCAGGCCGACCTCTATGTGCTGGCCTGCGGTGCCTGGTCCGGCTCGCTGGCAGCGACGGCAGGTTTGGACGTGCCCGTGGTCGCCAGCCGGCGCAGCGTCTACCAGTTCCGCAGTCCGCAGGCCGCCGCGCAATGCCCGCTGGTGATAGACCCGTCCGGCCTCTGGTTCAGGCCCGAGGGCGAGGGCTTTCTCTGCGGCGGCGAGCCCTTGGACGACAGGCCCGGCCTGCCGCTGGACCCCGAGCCCGATCTCTTCGAGCAGCAGCTGTGGCCCGCGCTCGCCGCTCGCGTTCCCGGCTTCGAAAGCCTGCGCATGGAGCGGGCCTGGGCCGGCTACTACGAGATGAACAGCTTCGACCACAACGGCCTGGTCGGCGCCCTGGACGAATGCCCCAATCTGCTGCTGGCCTGCGGCTTCTCGGGCCATGGCCTGCAGCATGCGCCGGGCGTGGGCCGCGGCCTGGCCGAATGGATCTCGAGCGGCGGCTATCAGACGCTGGATCTTTCGCCGCTGTCGCCAAGGCGCATTGCCGAGCAGCGGCCCTATCGCGAACTCAACGTGATCTGA
- a CDS encoding MYXO-CTERM sorting domain-containing protein: MKLSKFLAAGLFACTAAANAGIYLTFQDRQLGFDDAFPAPNYNGVLFGNQAFTMGGMRCAGTGWQPGDDGTLDNPGTAYTGDFKGQGNGKAGGDQPVCDNVALGLNASQVTLGNPATYRIEVPDGFGTVFEMLYTSMGGAVQGSGVRFLDKENHVINGLGNTTIKTVIQKDADTGLDCPDAGVSCAWGFMHVELGNQAVYAIEITAADDSYWFDNMRFGDIGGPGNQVPEPTGGALALAGLGALALTRRRRNS, encoded by the coding sequence ATGAAGCTCAGCAAATTTTTGGCGGCTGGCCTGTTCGCGTGTACCGCGGCGGCGAATGCCGGTATCTACCTGACGTTCCAGGATCGTCAGCTGGGATTCGACGACGCCTTCCCGGCGCCCAACTACAACGGCGTGCTGTTCGGCAACCAGGCGTTCACCATGGGCGGCATGCGCTGTGCTGGCACCGGCTGGCAGCCGGGTGACGATGGCACCCTGGACAACCCCGGCACCGCCTACACCGGCGACTTCAAGGGTCAAGGCAACGGCAAGGCCGGCGGCGACCAGCCGGTGTGCGACAACGTCGCCCTGGGTCTGAACGCCTCGCAGGTGACCCTTGGCAACCCCGCCACGTACCGGATCGAAGTCCCCGACGGCTTCGGCACCGTCTTCGAAATGCTCTACACCTCGATGGGTGGCGCCGTCCAGGGTTCGGGCGTTCGCTTCCTGGACAAGGAAAACCACGTGATCAACGGTCTGGGCAACACCACGATCAAGACCGTGATCCAGAAGGACGCAGACACCGGCCTCGACTGTCCGGATGCCGGCGTCAGCTGCGCCTGGGGCTTCATGCATGTCGAGCTGGGCAACCAGGCCGTCTATGCGATCGAGATCACGGCGGCCGACGACAGCTACTGGTTCGACAACATGCGCTTCGGCGACATCGGCGGCCCCGGCAACCAGGTCCCCGAACCCACCGGCGGCGCACTCGCGCTGGCCGGCCTGGGTGCCCTGGCGCTGACCCGCCGCCGCCGCAACAGCTGA